From Granulicella sp. WH15, the proteins below share one genomic window:
- the pheS gene encoding phenylalanine--tRNA ligase subunit alpha produces MQDVISQVIPHLSGYDEPTLDTAFSVLAEEVSASAAASAANDPEAFRLLWLGRKQGRLKSISETWLKDAPPEARKPLGMRFNQLKQQIEAVLDAPVAAKAAVVQGIDVSLPGTAHKPGIPHPLLTTLDAIVTVFHHLGYSTRLGPQVESDFYNFEALNFPPNHPARDTQDTLQIAGQESKPGRDRLLMRTHTSPVQIRTMVAEQPPLRIVIPGKVHRNDAADATHSPIFHQIEGLCVDTNITFSDLKGTLDHAMRALFGSSVKTRFFPSFFPFTEPSADVQISCIFCGGSGCRKCKHSGWIELLGCGMVDPAVFDAVTGERRKLGRDDGAYDPAKVSGFAFGMGVERFAMILHGVSDIGQFYSGDMRFLEQFS; encoded by the coding sequence ATGCAAGACGTTATCTCTCAAGTGATTCCCCACCTCTCCGGCTACGACGAGCCGACGCTGGACACAGCCTTCAGCGTGCTCGCCGAAGAGGTGAGCGCGTCCGCCGCAGCATCGGCGGCCAACGACCCCGAAGCCTTCCGTCTGCTCTGGCTCGGACGCAAGCAGGGCCGCCTCAAGTCGATCAGCGAGACATGGCTGAAGGACGCGCCGCCAGAGGCCCGCAAGCCGCTCGGAATGCGCTTCAACCAGTTGAAGCAGCAGATTGAGGCCGTGCTCGACGCGCCGGTCGCGGCCAAGGCCGCTGTAGTGCAGGGAATCGACGTCTCCCTGCCCGGCACGGCGCATAAGCCGGGTATTCCGCATCCGCTGTTGACGACGCTCGATGCCATCGTGACCGTCTTCCATCACCTGGGCTACTCCACGCGGCTCGGCCCGCAGGTCGAGAGCGATTTTTACAACTTCGAGGCGCTGAACTTTCCTCCGAACCACCCGGCCCGTGACACGCAGGACACGCTCCAGATCGCCGGGCAGGAGTCGAAGCCGGGGCGCGACCGGCTACTGATGCGGACCCACACCTCGCCCGTGCAGATACGCACGATGGTGGCCGAGCAACCGCCGCTGCGCATCGTCATCCCCGGCAAGGTGCACCGCAACGACGCCGCCGACGCCACGCACTCGCCGATCTTTCACCAGATCGAGGGGCTGTGCGTCGATACGAACATCACCTTCTCGGACCTGAAGGGGACGCTCGACCATGCTATGCGGGCGCTCTTCGGATCGTCGGTGAAGACGCGGTTCTTCCCCAGCTTCTTCCCGTTCACGGAGCCTTCGGCCGATGTGCAGATCTCGTGCATCTTCTGCGGCGGCTCGGGCTGCCGCAAGTGCAAGCACTCGGGTTGGATCGAGCTGCTGGGCTGCGGCATGGTCGACCCGGCGGTCTTCGACGCGGTGACCGGCGAGCGGCGCAAGCTAGGCCGGGACGACGGCGCGTACGATCCGGCGAAGGTCAGCGGATTCGCCTTCGGCATGGGCGTCGAGCGGTTCGCGATGATCCTGCATGGGGTCTCGGATATCGGCCAGTTTTATTCGGGCGATATGCGCTTTTTGGAGCAGTTTTCATAA
- a CDS encoding multidrug efflux RND transporter permease subunit — protein MSPSRPFILRPVATSLLMVAILLAGAVAYLQLPVSALPQVDYPIIQVMTFYPGASPDVMASSVTAPLERQFGQIPGLTQMTSTSSGGGSVVTLQFSLSESIDIAQQDVQEAINAAFTYLPSDLPNPPIYSKVNPADAPILTLALTSDSLALSKVEDLADTILAQKISQLSGVGLVSIAGGQKPAVRIQANPTALAGYGLSLEDVRAALGTANVDQAKGNLTGTRQAYTIGANDQLLNSVDYSNVIIAYRNGSPVRLKDVANSVDSTENLYQAAWMGTSAQPATSETPATNLSLKPAVIVNIQRQPGANIIGVVNEVQALLPTLRQSLPASVHLEVLTDRTNTIRASVKDVQFELVLTIALVVMVIFLFLRSVAATIIPSVAVPLSIVGTFGIMYLLGYSLNNLSLMALTISTGFVVDDAIVMIENIDRYLEMGDTPLDAALKGSEQIGFTILSLTVSLIAVLIPLLFMGDIVGRLFREFAVTLSVTILVSAVVSLTLTPMMAAKLLRHKPASEQGIFYRKSEEFFEWTIAKYGTGVRWVLRHQRITLLVTVATFVLTLYLYVIVPKGFFPVQDTGVLLAITEAPETISFDAMSTRQQQLAKVILQDPDVLSISSFIGIDGTDTTLNSGRIQINLKDREDRSSDAIAVIRRLQPKVDAVDGIQCFLQPLQDLTVEDRVSRTQYQYSIEDADAKELNYWTAALVDELAKHKDVVIDVGSDQQLAGLEAHLVIDRDTASRLGITPQNIDDTLDDAFGQRQVSTMFTQLNQYHVVLEVAEKFQRNPSSLDNIYVKSSNGTQVPLSTFTHFEQRQASLAVNHQGQFPSSTISFNLAAGKSIGDAVELVNSVKAKLNPPASVNAKFQGSAAAFQASLSNEPLLILAALIVVYIVLGVLYESYIHPITILSTLPSAGVGAILALMVFHVDLSVIALIGIILLIGIVKKNAIMMIDFALEAEREHGMEPIEAIYQACLLRFRPIMMTTMAALLGGVPLALGTGTGSELRRPLGISIVGGLIVSQVLTLFTTPVVYLFFDRIGRKYLHTQEADAEFHKHAHEHEQHTHAAGD, from the coding sequence ATGAGCCCCTCAAGGCCGTTTATCCTCCGGCCGGTGGCCACCTCGCTTCTGATGGTGGCCATTTTGCTTGCCGGTGCCGTCGCTTATCTCCAACTGCCCGTCTCCGCTCTGCCCCAGGTCGATTACCCCATCATCCAGGTCATGACCTTCTACCCCGGCGCCAGCCCGGACGTCATGGCCAGCTCGGTCACGGCTCCGCTTGAGCGCCAGTTCGGCCAGATCCCCGGCCTGACCCAGATGACCTCCACCAGCTCCGGAGGCGGCAGCGTCGTCACGCTGCAGTTCTCGCTCTCCGAGTCGATCGACATCGCCCAGCAGGACGTGCAGGAGGCCATCAACGCGGCCTTCACCTACCTGCCCAGCGATCTGCCTAACCCGCCGATCTACAGCAAGGTGAACCCCGCCGACGCGCCCATCCTGACCCTCGCGCTGACCAGCGACTCGCTCGCCCTCAGCAAGGTCGAGGACCTCGCCGACACCATCCTGGCGCAGAAGATCTCCCAGCTCTCGGGCGTCGGTCTCGTCTCGATCGCCGGAGGCCAGAAGCCCGCCGTCCGCATCCAGGCCAACCCCACCGCGCTCGCCGGTTACGGCCTCTCGCTCGAGGACGTCCGCGCCGCCCTCGGCACCGCCAACGTCGACCAGGCCAAGGGCAACCTGACCGGAACCCGCCAGGCCTACACCATCGGGGCCAACGATCAGCTCCTCAACAGCGTCGACTACTCCAACGTCATCATCGCCTACCGCAACGGCTCGCCCGTGCGGCTCAAAGACGTCGCCAACTCCGTTGACAGCACCGAGAATCTCTACCAGGCCGCGTGGATGGGCACCTCCGCCCAGCCCGCGACCTCCGAGACCCCGGCCACGAACCTCTCGCTCAAGCCCGCCGTCATCGTCAATATCCAACGCCAGCCCGGTGCCAACATCATCGGCGTCGTCAACGAGGTGCAGGCGCTTCTGCCCACGCTGCGCCAGTCGCTCCCGGCCAGCGTACACCTCGAAGTCCTGACGGACCGCACCAACACCATCCGCGCCTCGGTCAAGGACGTGCAGTTCGAGCTCGTCCTCACCATCGCCCTGGTGGTCATGGTCATCTTCCTCTTCCTGCGGTCGGTGGCCGCGACCATCATCCCGTCGGTCGCCGTGCCGCTCTCGATCGTCGGCACCTTCGGCATCATGTACCTGCTCGGCTACTCGCTCAACAACCTGAGCCTGATGGCCCTCACCATCTCCACCGGCTTCGTCGTCGACGACGCCATCGTCATGATCGAGAACATCGACCGCTACCTCGAGATGGGCGACACGCCTCTCGATGCCGCGCTCAAGGGCTCCGAGCAGATCGGCTTCACCATCCTCTCGCTCACGGTCTCGCTCATCGCCGTGCTCATCCCGCTGCTCTTCATGGGCGATATCGTAGGCCGCCTCTTCCGCGAGTTCGCCGTCACCCTCTCGGTCACGATTCTCGTCTCGGCTGTCGTCTCCCTCACCCTGACCCCGATGATGGCGGCCAAGCTGCTGCGCCACAAACCGGCCAGCGAGCAGGGCATCTTCTACCGCAAGAGCGAAGAGTTCTTCGAGTGGACCATCGCCAAGTACGGCACCGGCGTCCGCTGGGTGCTCAGGCACCAGCGCATCACCCTGCTGGTCACGGTCGCCACCTTCGTCCTCACGCTCTACCTCTACGTCATCGTGCCCAAGGGCTTCTTCCCTGTGCAGGATACCGGCGTCCTGCTGGCCATCACCGAGGCCCCCGAGACCATCAGCTTCGACGCCATGAGCACGCGCCAGCAGCAGCTCGCCAAGGTCATCCTGCAAGACCCCGACGTGCTCAGCATCTCGTCCTTCATCGGCATCGACGGCACCGACACCACGCTCAACAGCGGCCGCATCCAGATCAACCTGAAGGACCGCGAGGATCGCTCGAGCGACGCCATCGCCGTCATCCGGCGGTTGCAGCCCAAAGTCGACGCGGTCGACGGCATCCAGTGCTTCCTCCAGCCGCTACAGGACCTCACGGTCGAAGACCGCGTCTCCCGCACCCAGTACCAGTACTCCATCGAGGACGCCGACGCCAAGGAGCTGAACTACTGGACCGCGGCGCTCGTCGACGAGCTGGCCAAGCATAAGGACGTCGTCATCGACGTGGGCAGCGACCAGCAGCTCGCCGGACTCGAGGCCCACCTGGTCATCGACCGCGACACCGCCAGCCGCCTCGGCATCACGCCGCAGAACATCGACGACACCCTCGACGATGCCTTCGGCCAGCGCCAGGTCTCGACGATGTTCACGCAGTTGAACCAGTACCACGTCGTGCTGGAGGTCGCCGAGAAGTTCCAGCGCAATCCCTCCTCACTCGACAATATCTACGTGAAAAGCTCGAACGGAACCCAGGTGCCGCTCTCGACCTTCACCCACTTCGAGCAGCGCCAGGCCTCGCTCGCGGTCAACCACCAGGGCCAGTTCCCCAGCTCCACCATCTCGTTCAACCTCGCCGCCGGCAAGTCCATCGGCGACGCGGTCGAGCTGGTCAACTCGGTGAAGGCCAAGCTGAACCCACCGGCCAGCGTCAACGCCAAGTTCCAGGGTTCGGCCGCCGCCTTCCAGGCCTCTCTCTCGAACGAGCCGCTGCTCATCCTGGCCGCGCTCATCGTCGTCTACATCGTGCTGGGCGTGCTCTATGAGAGCTACATCCACCCCATCACGATCCTCTCCACGCTGCCCTCGGCCGGTGTGGGCGCCATCCTGGCCCTCATGGTCTTCCACGTGGACCTCTCGGTCATCGCGCTGATCGGCATCATCCTGCTGATCGGTATCGTGAAGAAGAACGCCATCATGATGATCGACTTCGCCCTCGAAGCCGAGCGCGAACACGGCATGGAGCCCATCGAGGCCATCTACCAGGCCTGCCTGCTGCGCTTCCGGCCCATCATGATGACCACGATGGCCGCGCTCCTCGGCGGCGTTCCTCTGGCTCTCGGTACCGGCACCGGCAGCGAGCTGCGCAGGCCCCTCGGCATCTCCATCGTCGGCGGCCTCATCGTCTCGCAGGTGCTCACGCTCTTCACCACGCCGGTCGTCTACCTCTTCTTCGACCGCATCGGCCGCAAGTATCTGCACACCCAGGAAGCCGACGCGGAGTTCCACAAGCACGCGCATGAGCACGAGCAGCACACGCACGCGGCCGGAGACTAA
- a CDS encoding UbiA family prenyltransferase → MLEKSVTSLTDKGFTTTLPLCVDLDGTLVKSDTLVDSVLVLARQHPELLLRIPGWLAQGKAAFKQHVTSAVELDVEHLPYNQPLLEFLTAEHAAGRPIYLATAADSTLARRVALHLGIFSGVLASDGKLNLAGGNKLAAFRQEFGDEFSYIGNATPDGPVLAACKEPMVANPTSGLRSALAGSGTVPIRTFEDSSSTLKAWLKAVRLHQWAKNVLIFLPLLLAHVRSLGLLVAAAIAFLSFGLCASATYIVNDLLDLEADRKHRTKRRRPFAAGNLSAISGVAVVALGLLASLALALGLPYILAAISPSEALGSPYKFAAWMGIYLVTTLAYSLRLKRMVLVDVIVLSGLYTIRIMAGSAATGVPVSTWLGGFSVFFFLSLAFVKRFAELESLRLRDKAPANGRGYLISDLEQLRSFGTATALASVVVFTQYISNLNSRLYLHPGRLWFMVPVLLLWLLQLWLLASRGQLDEDPVVYAITDKKSLMLGVLVVAVVLSAL, encoded by the coding sequence TTGCTGGAAAAATCCGTTACATCGCTGACCGATAAGGGCTTCACGACGACTCTACCCCTGTGTGTGGATCTTGACGGAACGCTGGTCAAGTCGGATACGCTGGTCGACTCTGTGCTGGTTCTGGCGAGGCAGCATCCGGAGCTTCTGCTACGGATTCCGGGCTGGCTGGCTCAGGGTAAGGCCGCTTTTAAGCAGCACGTTACCTCGGCGGTCGAGCTGGATGTCGAGCATCTGCCCTACAATCAGCCGCTGCTGGAGTTCCTGACGGCCGAACACGCAGCCGGACGGCCGATCTACCTGGCGACCGCGGCCGACTCCACGCTGGCGCGCCGGGTGGCGTTGCACCTGGGTATCTTTTCGGGAGTGCTGGCGTCGGACGGCAAGCTGAACCTGGCCGGGGGCAATAAGCTGGCGGCGTTCCGGCAGGAGTTCGGCGACGAGTTCAGCTATATCGGCAACGCCACGCCGGACGGGCCGGTGCTGGCGGCCTGCAAGGAGCCTATGGTGGCCAATCCCACATCCGGTCTGCGCTCGGCGCTGGCCGGTTCGGGTACGGTTCCGATCCGGACCTTTGAGGACAGCAGCTCGACCCTGAAGGCGTGGCTGAAGGCCGTCCGGTTGCACCAGTGGGCTAAGAACGTCCTGATCTTTCTGCCGCTGCTGCTGGCGCACGTGCGCTCGCTGGGGCTGCTGGTCGCTGCTGCAATTGCGTTTTTGAGCTTCGGGCTGTGTGCCTCGGCCACCTACATTGTCAACGATCTGCTGGACCTCGAGGCCGACCGGAAGCACCGCACCAAGCGGCGTCGGCCCTTTGCGGCGGGAAATCTTTCGGCTATTTCAGGCGTCGCCGTGGTGGCGCTGGGGCTGTTGGCGTCGCTGGCTCTAGCGCTGGGGCTGCCGTATATTCTGGCCGCCATCTCGCCGTCGGAGGCTCTGGGGTCTCCGTACAAGTTCGCGGCTTGGATGGGGATCTACCTGGTGACGACGCTGGCTTACTCGCTGCGACTGAAGCGGATGGTGCTGGTGGACGTGATCGTCCTCTCAGGGCTGTACACGATTCGGATCATGGCCGGATCGGCGGCGACCGGGGTTCCGGTCTCGACGTGGCTGGGCGGGTTCAGCGTGTTCTTCTTCCTGTCGCTGGCATTTGTGAAGCGCTTCGCGGAGTTGGAGAGCCTGCGCCTGCGGGATAAGGCTCCGGCGAATGGGCGCGGGTATCTGATCTCGGATCTCGAGCAGCTGCGCAGCTTCGGCACGGCTACGGCGCTGGCGTCGGTGGTGGTGTTTACCCAGTACATCTCGAACCTGAACTCGCGGCTCTACCTGCATCCGGGGCGGCTCTGGTTTATGGTGCCGGTGCTGCTGCTGTGGCTGTTGCAGCTTTGGCTGCTGGCTTCGCGGGGGCAGCTCGATGAAGACCCGGTGGTGTATGCGATTACGGATAAGAAATCGCTGATGCTGGGCGTGCTGGTGGTGGCGGTGGTGTTGTCGGCGCTGTAG
- a CDS encoding efflux RND transporter periplasmic adaptor subunit: MPASQPQKSQPEPEGKSGGGIVRRVLIVLVLVGVAAFAVWKIRQNQAEQAVEADRTVFTANRPIPVQMTAVVQKTMPIYLTALGTVTPYYSVTVKSRVDGELMSVNVREGQAVRKGQLLAQIDPRPYQAALAQAVGQLAKDQAAANYNAAEASRYTSLYQAGVVSKESQQTQISNAGQSTGTLDADRAAIQAAQVNVTYTRILSPIDGVVGLRQVDPGNIVHAADATGLILVTQLQPISVIFTLPEDQLPQVLKLMRAGSKLAVEAYDRSETTHLASGSLLTIDNTIDTTTGTVKGKAVYANQDNALFPNQFVNVRIVLQQRPNALVIPASAIQNGIHGTFVYVVKPGAGKMDAETAAKLKPVSGHNFEAEDDNHGRPKFHVEVQPVVVDLIEGSQVILKSGLEAGDNVVTDGQEKLKEQSNVSPKQTAASANGPSTQPLDPGKPSHKPRGLDAADNADASTDGRGKGHKGQKP, translated from the coding sequence TTGCCTGCGTCCCAGCCGCAGAAATCGCAGCCTGAACCCGAGGGCAAGTCAGGCGGCGGCATCGTGCGCCGCGTGCTGATCGTGCTTGTGCTTGTCGGCGTCGCCGCCTTCGCCGTATGGAAGATCCGCCAGAACCAGGCGGAACAGGCCGTGGAGGCCGATCGGACCGTCTTCACCGCCAACCGTCCCATCCCGGTCCAGATGACCGCGGTCGTCCAGAAGACCATGCCGATCTACCTGACGGCCCTGGGCACGGTCACGCCGTACTATTCGGTCACAGTCAAGAGCCGCGTCGACGGCGAGCTGATGAGCGTCAACGTGCGCGAGGGTCAGGCCGTGCGCAAGGGCCAGCTTCTGGCCCAGATCGACCCCCGCCCCTACCAGGCCGCGCTCGCACAGGCCGTAGGCCAGCTCGCCAAGGACCAGGCCGCCGCCAACTACAACGCCGCCGAGGCCAGCCGCTACACCTCGCTCTACCAGGCCGGAGTCGTCTCCAAGGAGAGCCAGCAGACCCAGATCTCGAACGCGGGCCAGAGCACCGGCACGCTCGACGCCGACCGCGCCGCCATCCAGGCCGCCCAGGTCAACGTCACCTACACCCGCATCCTCTCGCCCATCGACGGCGTGGTCGGTCTGCGCCAGGTCGATCCCGGCAACATCGTCCATGCGGCCGACGCCACCGGCCTGATTCTGGTCACGCAGCTCCAGCCCATCAGTGTCATCTTCACCCTGCCCGAAGACCAGCTCCCGCAGGTGCTCAAGCTGATGCGCGCGGGCAGCAAGCTCGCCGTCGAGGCCTATGACCGGTCTGAGACCACCCATCTTGCCAGCGGCTCGCTGCTCACGATCGACAACACCATCGACACCACCACCGGCACCGTCAAGGGCAAGGCCGTCTACGCCAATCAGGACAACGCCCTCTTCCCCAATCAGTTCGTCAACGTCCGCATCGTGCTGCAGCAGCGTCCGAACGCCCTCGTCATCCCGGCCTCGGCTATCCAGAACGGCATTCACGGCACCTTCGTCTACGTCGTCAAGCCCGGCGCGGGCAAGATGGACGCCGAGACCGCGGCCAAGCTGAAGCCCGTCTCCGGCCACAACTTCGAGGCCGAGGACGACAATCACGGCCGTCCCAAGTTCCACGTCGAGGTGCAGCCCGTCGTGGTGGATCTGATCGAAGGCTCGCAGGTCATCCTCAAGAGTGGCCTGGAGGCGGGCGACAACGTCGTCACCGACGGCCAGGAGAAGCTGAAAGAGCAGAGCAACGTCAGCCCCAAGCAGACCGCCGCCTCCGCGAACGGCCCCTCCACCCAGCCCCTCGACCCCGGCAAGCCCTCGCACAAGCCCCGGGGCCTCGACGCCGCCGACAATGCTGATGCTTCAACCGATGGCCGCGGCAAGGGCCACAAAGGACAAAAACCATGA